The following are encoded together in the Triticum dicoccoides isolate Atlit2015 ecotype Zavitan chromosome 6B, WEW_v2.0, whole genome shotgun sequence genome:
- the LOC119323377 gene encoding histone H3.2, translating into MARTKQTARKSTGGKAPRKQLATKAARKSAPATGGVKKPHRFRPGTVALREIRKYQKSTELLIRKLPFQRLVREIAQDFKTDLRFQSSAVSALQEAAEAYLVGLFEDTNLCAIHAKRVTIMPKDIQLARRIRGERA; encoded by the coding sequence ATGGCCCGCACGAAGCAGACGGCGAGGAAGTCCACCGGCGGCAAGGCGCCGCGGAAGCAGCTGGCCACCAAGGCGGCGCGCAAGTCGGCGCCGGCCACCGGCGGCGTGAAGAAGCCGCACCGCTTCCGCCCGGGCACCGTCGCGCTCCGGGAGATCCGCAAGTACCAGAAGAGCACCGAGCTGCTCATCCGCAAGCTGCCCTTCCAGCGCCTCGTGCGGGAGATCGCGCAGGACTTCAAGACCGACCTCCGCTTCCAGAGCTCCGCCGTCTCCGCGCTCCAGGAGGCCGCAGAGGCGTACCTGGTGGGGCTGTTCGAGGACACCAACCTCTGCGCCATCCACGCCAAGCGCGTCACcatcatgcccaaggacatccagCTCGCAAGACGCATCAGGGGCGAGAGAGCCTAA
- the LOC119323519 gene encoding histone H4, translating to MSGRGKGGKGLGKGGAKRHRKVLRDNIQGITKPAIRRLARRGGVKRISGLIYEETRGVLKIFLENVIRDAVTYTEHARRKTVTAMDVVYALKRQGRTLYGFGG from the coding sequence ATGTCCGGCCGCGGCAAGGGCGGGAAGGGGCTGGGCAAGGGCGGCGCCAAGCGCCACCGGAAGGTGCTGCGGGACAACATCCagggcatcaccaagccggcgatcCGGCGactggcgcggcggggcggcgtgaaGCGCATCTCGGGGCTCATCTACGAGGAGACACGCGGCGTGCTGAAGATCTTCCTCGAGAACGTCATCCGCGACGCCGTCACCTACACCGAGCACGCCCGCCGCAAGACCGTCACCGCCATGGACGTCGTCTACGCGCTCAAGCGTCAGGGCCGCACCCTCTACGGCTTCGGCGGCTGA